TTATTATGCGCCATCGTCGTCGTGTGAAAAAATTAGGTCGCCCGGCTGATCAACGTCGGGCTTTGTTGCGTTCTTTGACAACAGAGCTAATTAGACACGGGCAAATTACAACCACTAAAGCGCGGGCGAAGGCAGTTCGTTCCGAGGTAGATAAAATTATTACCCTCGCTAAGGATGGCTCTTTGGCAGCCCGTCGGCAAGCCCTTGGCTACTTGTATGATAAAAACTTGGTTCATGCCTTGTTTGAAAACGTACAGGAGCGATACGGTGATCGCAATGGGGGTTACACTCGCGTATCAAGAACCATTCGCAGACGGGGCGATAATGCAGAAATGGCAGTGATTGAACTGGTTTAAGGATAGTTGGGGGAATCTGTTGGCAGCAACGTCAGTGAAAAAAAAACGAGTTGCTCTGATCATTCAGTATCAGGGAACAGCGTTTTATGGCTGGCAACGCCAACCCTCCTATCGAACCGTTCAAGAGGAAATTGAACGTGCCATTCAAGGGGTTGCCCCTGAGCAAATGATACCGCTGCATGGGGCAGGACGTACAGATAGTGGCGTTCATGCTGCCGCCCAAGTTGCCCATTTTGACATTGTCAGTCCCATTCCTGGGGAAAAGTTTGCCCCAGTGTTGAATAAGCGACTTCCTGATGATATTTTGATTCGGGCTTCGCAAGAAGTTCCCAGTGACTG
This window of the Euhalothece natronophila Z-M001 genome carries:
- the rplQ gene encoding 50S ribosomal protein L17, with product MRHRRRVKKLGRPADQRRALLRSLTTELIRHGQITTTKARAKAVRSEVDKIITLAKDGSLAARRQALGYLYDKNLVHALFENVQERYGDRNGGYTRVSRTIRRRGDNAEMAVIELV